The proteins below are encoded in one region of Pontibacter deserti:
- a CDS encoding NFACT RNA binding domain-containing protein, which produces MQHLSASLRQELVGKEVITCFSQNKDELVIGFADENTEFYIRAGLTAHFSALSFPDDFKRARANSVNLFKQMIGQTVVDVVQHHNERSFYLQLTDDMLLLFKLFGNRSNIVLYQHNEPLHLFHKKFGTDADLNPLEMDRQLPQNFAAFTAAQGNLRKLYPTFGELPVAYLEQQNYNSATLEEKWELVQQVLEQLDNPNGYYIIRYKGKLRLSLLQLGEVVYTFTDPLEALNNYTRLYLSETGFEQQYEQAKQQLTKKLNGSKTVLEQATQQLQEMRYNRSYSQTADILMANLNNIPPQAEEVTLYDFYNDQQRTFKLKRGEKPQKQAEKLYRKAKNQHLEIQQLEEKAERKMEEIILLEDALHALAEIKNYKELKLYLREYANLLTSKQQAQQQSPFRVFETEGYKILVGKSSQNNDELTQRHAYKEDMWLHAKDVSGSHVVIKHQAGKTIPNTVLEKAAQLAAWYSKRKQDSLCPVLYTPKKWVRKPKGAPAGAVVVERERVLLVKPENPFEKIK; this is translated from the coding sequence TTGCAGCACCTTTCTGCCAGTCTTCGCCAGGAGCTGGTTGGCAAAGAAGTAATTACCTGTTTTAGCCAGAACAAAGACGAGCTGGTAATTGGCTTTGCTGATGAAAATACAGAATTCTATATCCGTGCGGGTTTAACGGCACATTTCTCTGCGCTCTCTTTCCCGGATGATTTTAAGCGGGCACGTGCCAACAGCGTAAACCTTTTTAAGCAGATGATCGGGCAAACGGTGGTGGATGTAGTGCAGCACCATAACGAACGTAGCTTTTACCTGCAGCTTACTGATGATATGCTGCTGCTTTTCAAGTTGTTTGGCAACAGATCGAACATAGTATTGTACCAGCACAACGAACCGCTGCACCTGTTTCATAAAAAGTTTGGAACCGATGCTGACCTTAACCCGCTGGAAATGGACCGGCAGTTACCTCAGAATTTTGCTGCCTTTACAGCTGCACAAGGTAACCTGCGCAAACTATACCCTACTTTTGGAGAGCTGCCGGTAGCTTATTTAGAGCAACAAAACTATAATTCTGCCACGCTGGAAGAAAAATGGGAACTGGTACAACAGGTACTTGAGCAATTAGATAACCCCAATGGCTATTACATCATCCGCTATAAAGGCAAACTCAGGTTATCATTGCTACAATTAGGAGAAGTAGTTTATACTTTTACTGACCCGCTGGAGGCACTGAATAACTATACCCGTTTATACTTATCTGAAACTGGTTTTGAGCAGCAGTACGAGCAGGCAAAGCAACAGCTTACCAAAAAGCTGAACGGCTCTAAAACAGTGTTAGAACAGGCAACGCAGCAACTACAGGAAATGCGCTATAACCGCTCCTATTCTCAGACGGCCGATATCCTGATGGCTAACCTGAATAACATTCCGCCACAGGCAGAAGAAGTAACCCTTTATGATTTTTATAACGATCAGCAGCGCACTTTTAAGTTAAAACGTGGTGAGAAGCCACAAAAGCAGGCAGAGAAACTATACCGCAAAGCAAAAAACCAGCACCTGGAAATCCAGCAGCTGGAAGAGAAAGCGGAGCGGAAAATGGAGGAGATCATTCTTCTGGAAGATGCCCTACATGCCTTAGCTGAAATTAAAAACTATAAAGAGCTGAAATTATACTTACGCGAGTACGCCAATTTACTCACTTCAAAACAGCAGGCGCAACAGCAATCGCCTTTCAGGGTATTTGAGACAGAAGGCTATAAGATATTAGTAGGCAAAAGTTCTCAGAATAACGATGAACTTACACAGCGTCATGCTTACAAAGAAGATATGTGGCTGCACGCTAAAGATGTTTCAGGCTCACATGTAGTTATCAAACATCAGGCTGGCAAAACTATACCTAACACGGTTCTTGAAAAAGCGGCACAGTTAGCTGCCTGGTATTCTAAACGTAAACAGGACTCGCTTTGCCCTGTCCTATACACGCCTAAAAAATGGGTTCGCAAACCCAAAGGTGCTCCTGCCGGTGCTGTAGTGGTTGAGCGTGAAAGAGTGTTGCTGGTAAAACCTGAAAATCCTTTCGAGAAAATAAAATAG
- a CDS encoding MBL fold metallo-hydrolase — MKITLLGTGTSQGVPVIGCNCEVCRSVDYRDNRLRVSVHLQVNGKSFIIDSGPDFRQQALRERIRTLDALIFTHEHKDHTAGLDDIRAYNFSQHKDMPLYGEERVLEQLKREFAYIFSGVQYPGIPRVQLHPIAEEPFEVEGVEFIPIRVKHYKLPVLGYRVGDFTYITDANAISEEEMDKVRGSKVIVLGALRKEPHISHFSLQEAIDILTELRPEKAYLTHISHLMGLHREVEQQLPEFIRLGYDGLQIQL; from the coding sequence TTGAAAATAACACTGTTAGGTACGGGAACCTCGCAGGGTGTACCCGTTATTGGGTGCAACTGCGAGGTTTGCCGTTCTGTGGACTACCGTGATAACCGTCTCCGGGTATCGGTGCATCTGCAAGTAAACGGCAAAAGCTTCATCATCGACTCCGGCCCTGACTTCCGTCAGCAGGCGCTACGTGAGCGTATCCGTACGCTTGATGCTCTTATCTTTACACACGAACACAAAGATCATACAGCAGGCCTTGATGATATCCGCGCTTATAACTTCAGTCAGCACAAAGACATGCCGCTTTATGGCGAAGAGCGTGTACTGGAACAGCTGAAGCGGGAATTTGCCTATATCTTCTCAGGGGTTCAATATCCGGGTATTCCGAGGGTACAGCTACATCCTATTGCCGAAGAGCCTTTTGAGGTAGAAGGCGTAGAATTTATTCCAATCCGGGTAAAGCATTACAAACTGCCTGTGCTCGGTTACCGGGTAGGCGACTTTACATACATTACGGATGCCAATGCTATTTCAGAAGAAGAGATGGATAAGGTACGTGGCTCTAAAGTAATTGTGCTGGGCGCTTTGCGTAAAGAACCGCACATTTCTCATTTCTCGCTTCAGGAGGCTATAGATATACTTACCGAACTAAGACCTGAAAAGGCTTATCTGACACACATCAGCCATCTAATGGGATTGCACCGTGAAGTAGAGCAGCAACTTCCTGAATTTATCAGGCTCGGCTACGATGGCCTGCAGATACAGCTATAG
- a CDS encoding response regulator: MAETKTILIAEDSSVILNLTKKILELQNYKILTAKNGGEVIKTVENNKIDAILMDLNIPIKNGMECTREIRAHKNKDIAGIPIIAVTGNANNYSMEDFKEAGINAYLPKPLDFDMLVQTVKQYTAE; this comes from the coding sequence ATGGCAGAGACCAAAACAATCTTGATAGCAGAGGATAGCTCTGTTATTCTGAACCTGACAAAAAAGATCCTGGAACTGCAGAACTATAAGATCCTGACCGCTAAAAATGGTGGCGAGGTAATCAAGACAGTGGAGAACAACAAGATCGATGCGATCCTGATGGACCTGAACATTCCGATCAAAAACGGCATGGAATGTACTCGGGAGATCCGCGCCCATAAGAACAAAGACATTGCAGGTATTCCGATTATTGCGGTAACAGGTAACGCCAATAACTATAGCATGGAAGACTTTAAAGAGGCTGGTATAAATGCTTACCTGCCAAAACCACTGGACTTCGACATGCTGGTGCAAACCGTAAAACAGTATACTGCCGAGTAA
- a CDS encoding PAS domain S-box protein, which produces MPYIPSRQVSDHLHLQANSLLQVLVQLSDPAYGLVIASAAGQVLATNARAATFVPAAGSYTSSRHISDLLGLPKEKIDGLRSGKVGPNSQSYTYSLKPVQFEESQFLVAELQPAETETSRVEIDDNSYHNVFENSTEPLFILDEEGTFVDINKKALSLTQQKKQQLIGQTVYRSFNLNLFERVALKGQLQHTMAGEPQKFEWWIQDKTHELLPIEISLRKGLFKGREMIFGSAKNLYEVVGTEQDVRFRNHQLEFVNNLITNLSAVGSQQEVLKYTLDELLEKSDVTGGCVYTYNQNTGIAELAYSAGDVGAQELLSNLEIRPELAQQLLTYEKRRSLADLTRLLSDQLQRELTAVPVTSEDKLLAILLVWPGGDHHMTQSFLSLLDFVGTAIGNYISRHELLMQLSHSEDKYKMLFDSAYDAILLFKDGQVVDCNEKALQFFRCKREDLVSATPMDFSPEYQPDGSNSKEKTAQLMEQVLTTGTPVTFEWKNIRKDGTYVDTEINLSRILIDGEYYLQAFKRDITQRKQIQQAKRREEVAEESMAQFRDFLEKVNLVYYNLDVNGNISFANDYFLKYVEYERDELIGKNFYELLVPEQEREHRWQDFLHTLATKHLNAYYERNLVTKSGQLKTIRWNCMLEYGPDGEITGITSVGKDMTDKRIAMEALKDNKVRLQDLFDNAHDLIQNISVDNKFIFVNKAWKDRLGYSDEDIESLTLNDIVHPYYKAKLIYQLRNLYKGENVNKIETVFLTKAGKPVHLIGSITCSWQDDRPVATRAILHDITDRIKAERLQKVYYSIANLAISSKDLNSLYSAIHRELSKIIETRNIYIALCDNEHKYLNFAYLVDQYIDKTTQTQPRRPFSGGLSEYIINTGKPLYMQKQELLDLAQRENLVIQGTIPEVILCSPLAIGDRIIGVITLQDYQNPDAYVHTDIEILHFISNQVALAIERKRNEEQINNQNAKLNAIFESGTHHMWTLNKNYELTSFNRNFAATFERRTGNHLELFDSLVESHLINHHEFTFNFWQQKYRNAFEGKPQHFEVYLQNPESWREVFLNPIYLEDGTFEEVSAIALDITDKKKSQLALAQNEEKFRHIFESFQDVYYRTSLNGPLELVSPSVKQIFGFDEEEILGKDITYLYVNPEDRIRMREYVLEHKTIRDYEILMKRKDGTPITVVADARLIYDKDNKPIALEGVIRDVSELKRTQIELLKAKEEAENLLKAKTQFLANMSHELRTPMNGIIGMIDLLTHINSDPEQQEYIDTLRKSSDALLAILNDILDLSKIQAGKLVLHESSVDLHDTLGKIHSLFANRAQQKDLTFTYHISPETPRYVLTDETRLLQVLSNLTSNAIKFTNAGEVSITVNSELLNKNAEEYMLHVRVKDSGIGISPEDQQLLFTDFTQLDNSSTKTFGGTGLGLAISRQLTSIMGGEIGVESKENDGSTFWFKIKVRKADDAAVAAQQLRMQELNAEVEVLKNSPYVLLVDDNQINQKVAQKQLERLNCRTDIASNGFEAIELANANKYNIIFMDIQMPEMDGITATKHIKEQLGDACPPIVAMTAYSMKDDADKFMGQGMDDYVSKPVKSKDLLGVISKWERPEWYGLQELTTNIEETNATQTEEEMPPQDVINEEVVEQLKQIGGEAFAIQLYEEFELEAAELLEEAKKDLQAQHYKSILSTLHQLKGTGFTLGINQLAELAKQLEHDIKQDNFDSVQENFAKLLDQYENYRKIYKDIII; this is translated from the coding sequence ATGCCATATATACCAAGCCGGCAGGTGTCTGACCATCTGCATTTACAAGCAAATTCTTTACTACAGGTACTTGTGCAGCTGTCTGATCCTGCATATGGGTTGGTAATAGCTTCAGCGGCCGGCCAGGTTTTGGCAACAAATGCCCGTGCAGCTACTTTTGTACCTGCAGCTGGCAGTTATACTTCCTCCAGGCACATATCAGACCTGCTGGGTCTACCTAAAGAAAAAATAGATGGCCTGCGCTCAGGAAAAGTGGGTCCAAATTCCCAAAGCTATACTTATAGCTTAAAACCCGTTCAGTTCGAAGAATCTCAGTTTCTGGTAGCAGAGCTTCAACCTGCAGAAACAGAAACGTCCAGGGTAGAGATCGACGACAACAGTTACCACAATGTATTTGAGAACAGCACTGAGCCACTTTTTATACTTGATGAGGAAGGGACGTTTGTTGACATCAATAAAAAGGCATTAAGCCTGACCCAGCAAAAGAAACAGCAGCTAATAGGCCAGACAGTATACAGAAGCTTTAACCTGAACCTGTTTGAACGTGTGGCTCTTAAGGGCCAGTTACAACACACCATGGCTGGCGAGCCACAAAAGTTTGAGTGGTGGATTCAGGATAAAACCCATGAGTTACTGCCAATAGAGATATCACTTCGGAAAGGCTTGTTTAAAGGCCGCGAAATGATTTTCGGGTCTGCTAAAAATCTGTACGAAGTTGTAGGAACAGAGCAGGATGTACGTTTTCGAAACCATCAGTTAGAGTTCGTAAATAACCTTATCACAAACCTTTCGGCAGTTGGTAGCCAGCAGGAAGTACTAAAGTATACCCTGGATGAACTTCTGGAGAAAAGCGATGTGACAGGTGGCTGCGTTTATACTTACAATCAGAATACTGGCATCGCAGAGCTTGCCTACTCTGCTGGCGATGTGGGTGCACAGGAGTTATTATCTAATCTGGAAATACGTCCTGAGCTGGCACAGCAACTTCTGACATATGAAAAACGCCGTAGCCTTGCCGATTTAACACGACTACTCTCCGATCAATTACAACGCGAATTAACTGCTGTACCTGTTACCTCCGAAGATAAGCTGCTTGCTATACTGCTGGTGTGGCCTGGCGGAGATCATCACATGACCCAGTCGTTCCTGTCGCTGCTTGATTTTGTGGGCACAGCTATTGGTAATTACATTTCCCGCCACGAGCTTTTAATGCAGTTATCGCATAGCGAAGACAAGTATAAAATGCTCTTCGATTCTGCATACGATGCTATCCTATTGTTTAAAGACGGGCAGGTAGTTGACTGTAACGAGAAAGCGCTCCAGTTTTTCCGCTGCAAGCGCGAAGACCTTGTGAGCGCTACTCCCATGGATTTTTCTCCAGAATATCAACCTGACGGTTCTAATTCTAAAGAGAAAACCGCTCAACTGATGGAGCAGGTACTTACAACTGGTACTCCTGTCACGTTTGAGTGGAAAAATATCCGCAAAGATGGTACGTATGTTGATACCGAAATCAACCTGAGTCGCATCCTGATTGATGGGGAATATTACCTGCAGGCTTTTAAGCGCGATATAACGCAGCGCAAGCAAATACAGCAGGCAAAACGGCGCGAAGAAGTGGCTGAAGAGTCTATGGCGCAATTCCGCGATTTCCTGGAAAAAGTAAATCTTGTTTATTATAACCTGGATGTAAACGGTAATATCTCTTTTGCTAACGATTACTTCCTGAAATATGTGGAGTATGAACGCGATGAGCTGATAGGTAAAAACTTTTACGAGTTACTGGTACCGGAGCAGGAAAGAGAGCACCGCTGGCAGGACTTCCTGCATACACTTGCTACAAAGCACCTTAATGCATATTACGAGCGCAACCTGGTTACTAAATCAGGTCAGCTGAAAACCATTCGCTGGAATTGCATGCTCGAGTATGGTCCTGATGGCGAAATTACCGGCATAACCAGTGTAGGTAAAGACATGACCGACAAGCGTATTGCCATGGAGGCCCTGAAGGACAACAAAGTTCGTTTGCAGGATCTATTCGACAATGCGCATGACCTTATTCAGAACATTTCGGTCGATAATAAATTCATATTTGTTAACAAAGCATGGAAAGATCGTTTAGGCTATAGTGACGAAGATATTGAGTCGTTAACGCTGAACGATATAGTACACCCCTATTACAAAGCCAAGCTGATTTACCAGCTACGCAATTTGTATAAAGGGGAAAATGTGAACAAGATTGAGACGGTGTTTCTTACCAAGGCTGGTAAGCCTGTACACCTGATCGGAAGTATAACCTGCAGCTGGCAAGACGACCGCCCTGTAGCTACACGCGCTATCCTGCACGATATTACAGACCGTATCAAAGCAGAGCGCTTACAGAAAGTATACTATAGTATAGCTAACCTGGCCATCAGCAGTAAAGATCTTAACTCCCTTTACAGCGCTATCCACCGCGAGCTAAGCAAGATCATCGAAACGCGCAACATCTACATTGCACTTTGCGACAACGAGCACAAGTACCTCAACTTCGCATACCTCGTAGATCAATACATCGATAAAACAACTCAGACACAACCACGAAGGCCTTTTTCTGGTGGTTTATCAGAGTATATTATTAATACTGGCAAGCCGCTTTACATGCAGAAGCAGGAGCTATTAGACCTTGCGCAGCGCGAGAACCTGGTTATCCAGGGCACCATACCGGAAGTTATACTTTGTTCTCCGCTGGCAATCGGAGACCGCATTATTGGAGTTATCACGTTACAGGATTACCAGAACCCGGATGCTTATGTGCATACTGATATTGAGATACTTCACTTCATATCGAACCAGGTTGCTCTTGCCATTGAACGTAAGCGCAACGAGGAGCAGATAAATAACCAGAACGCCAAGCTAAACGCAATCTTTGAGAGTGGTACACACCATATGTGGACACTCAACAAGAACTATGAGTTAACCTCCTTTAACCGAAACTTTGCAGCCACCTTTGAGAGAAGAACAGGCAATCACCTGGAGCTCTTCGATAGCTTAGTAGAAAGCCACCTGATTAACCATCACGAGTTCACTTTCAATTTCTGGCAGCAAAAGTATAGAAATGCCTTTGAAGGTAAGCCGCAGCATTTCGAAGTATACTTACAGAATCCGGAGAGCTGGCGCGAGGTGTTCCTGAACCCGATCTACCTGGAAGACGGCACCTTTGAAGAAGTATCTGCCATTGCGCTTGATATTACTGACAAGAAAAAATCGCAGCTGGCACTTGCTCAGAACGAAGAGAAGTTCCGACATATCTTCGAATCGTTTCAGGACGTTTATTACCGCACTTCTTTAAATGGCCCGCTGGAACTGGTCAGCCCATCGGTAAAGCAGATATTTGGTTTTGATGAAGAAGAAATATTAGGCAAGGATATCACCTACCTGTATGTAAATCCTGAAGACAGGATACGCATGCGGGAATATGTATTGGAACATAAAACCATCAGGGATTATGAAATCCTGATGAAACGCAAAGACGGTACTCCGATTACGGTAGTGGCCGATGCCCGCCTTATTTATGACAAAGACAATAAGCCAATTGCGTTGGAAGGGGTTATCCGTGACGTATCGGAGCTGAAACGCACACAGATAGAACTACTTAAGGCGAAGGAAGAAGCAGAAAACCTGCTGAAAGCCAAGACGCAGTTCCTTGCGAATATGAGCCACGAGTTACGTACGCCAATGAATGGTATCATTGGTATGATCGACTTACTCACCCACATCAACTCTGACCCTGAACAGCAGGAGTACATCGATACGTTACGTAAGTCTTCGGATGCCTTACTGGCTATACTTAATGATATACTTGACCTTAGCAAGATACAGGCTGGAAAACTGGTGCTACACGAAAGCAGCGTAGACCTGCATGATACGTTAGGCAAGATACACTCTCTGTTTGCAAACCGGGCACAACAGAAAGACCTTACTTTTACCTACCATATTTCTCCGGAAACACCACGGTATGTATTAACCGATGAAACACGCCTGTTGCAGGTATTATCTAATCTTACATCGAACGCAATTAAATTTACAAATGCCGGAGAAGTAAGTATAACTGTTAACAGCGAGCTTCTGAACAAGAATGCAGAAGAATACATGCTGCACGTACGTGTTAAGGACTCAGGTATAGGTATAAGCCCGGAAGATCAGCAGTTACTTTTCACTGACTTTACACAATTAGATAACTCCTCTACTAAAACATTTGGAGGCACAGGCCTGGGGCTTGCCATTTCAAGACAGCTCACAAGTATAATGGGCGGTGAGATTGGAGTAGAATCTAAAGAAAATGATGGTAGCACTTTCTGGTTTAAAATAAAGGTACGCAAGGCCGACGATGCCGCTGTAGCAGCCCAACAGCTTCGCATGCAGGAACTGAATGCTGAAGTGGAAGTGCTGAAAAACAGCCCGTATGTGCTCCTTGTAGATGATAACCAGATAAACCAGAAGGTAGCTCAGAAACAGCTGGAACGCCTGAACTGTCGTACTGACATCGCATCTAACGGTTTCGAAGCAATAGAACTGGCCAACGCCAACAAGTATAACATCATCTTTATGGATATTCAGATGCCGGAGATGGATGGAATTACCGCTACCAAACATATCAAAGAACAGTTAGGTGATGCCTGCCCTCCTATTGTAGCCATGACAGCCTACTCTATGAAAGATGATGCCGATAAATTCATGGGGCAGGGAATGGATGACTATGTATCGAAGCCGGTAAAGAGCAAAGACCTATTGGGGGTGATCAGTAAATGGGAACGACCAGAGTGGTACGGACTGCAGGAACTGACCACAAATATAGAGGAAACAAATGCTACTCAAACCGAGGAAGAAATGCCACCTCAAGACGTTATCAATGAAGAGGTTGTAGAGCAGTTGAAGCAGATCGGGGGCGAAGCGTTTGCCATACAATTGTATGAAGAGTTTGAGCTGGAAGCCGCTGAATTACTTGAGGAAGCCAAAAAAGACCTTCAGGCACAACATTACAAGAGTATTTTAAGTACATTGCATCAGCTAAAAGGCACCGGCTTTACGTTAGGTATAAATCAGCTTGCCGAGCTAGCCAAACAGCTGGAGCACGACATTAAACAAGACAATTTCGACAGCGTGCAGGAAAACTTCGCGAAGCTGCTCGATCAGTACGAAAACTATCGAAAAATATATAAGGACATTATCATCTAA
- the miaA gene encoding tRNA (adenosine(37)-N6)-dimethylallyltransferase MiaA — protein MKNKYLIVVVGPTSVGKTDLCVQLAKHFHTDVVSADSRQFFREMNIGTAKPSPEEQQGITHHFVDSHTIAEDYNAGAYEQDALNLLEQLFKKHDVVILTGGSGLYVRALCEGMDEMPETDSALREQLAATLEAEGIAPLLAQLQVLDPVYYNQVDQANPQRVIRALEVCLSSGQPYSSFRKSERVERPFQIVKIGLTRDRQELYNRIDQRMDLMLQQGLLEEAKALFPYRSHNALQTVGYKEIFDYLEGKYDWEEAVRLLKRNSRRYAKRQLTWFTKHPEEYTWFHPQQWDEIVSFIEFKRFELGSKI, from the coding sequence ATGAAAAATAAATACCTGATTGTGGTAGTAGGTCCTACGTCGGTGGGTAAAACAGACCTGTGTGTGCAGTTGGCAAAGCACTTTCATACGGATGTTGTGTCAGCTGACTCAAGGCAGTTTTTCAGGGAAATGAATATTGGCACTGCAAAACCTTCACCTGAAGAACAGCAGGGCATTACACATCATTTTGTTGACTCACATACCATTGCCGAAGACTATAATGCCGGCGCCTACGAGCAGGATGCCCTTAATTTACTGGAGCAGCTTTTTAAAAAACACGATGTAGTTATACTTACCGGCGGCTCCGGGTTATACGTGCGGGCACTCTGCGAAGGGATGGATGAAATGCCTGAAACCGATTCGGCACTGCGCGAACAGTTGGCCGCAACTCTTGAAGCTGAAGGTATAGCTCCTTTACTGGCGCAATTGCAAGTACTAGACCCGGTATACTATAACCAGGTTGACCAGGCAAACCCCCAGCGTGTGATTCGTGCCCTGGAAGTATGTTTATCAAGTGGGCAGCCTTACTCTTCTTTCCGAAAAAGCGAACGGGTTGAGCGACCTTTCCAGATAGTTAAAATTGGCCTTACCCGCGACCGGCAGGAACTATACAACCGCATTGACCAACGCATGGACCTGATGTTGCAGCAAGGATTACTGGAAGAAGCTAAAGCATTATTCCCCTATCGGTCTCATAACGCCCTGCAAACGGTGGGTTACAAAGAGATATTTGATTACCTGGAAGGAAAATATGATTGGGAAGAAGCGGTGCGGCTGCTAAAGCGTAACAGCCGTCGCTATGCCAAACGCCAGCTTACCTGGTTTACCAAGCACCCCGAAGAATATACCTGGTTCCATCCGCAGCAGTGGGATGAGATAGTGAGTTTTATAGAGTTTAAGAGGTTTGAGTTAGGAAGTAAGATTTAG
- the pfkA gene encoding 6-phosphofructokinase translates to MKKIAVFTSGGDSPGMNACVRAVVRSAIFNGLEIYGIKRGYNGMIKGEIIKLESSSVSNIIQRGGTILKSARSKDFMTKEGRQQAYEQLKKHGIEGLVAIGGDGTFTGANIFYEEFGIPTIGAPGTIDNDLYGTDYTIGYDTAVNTAIYAIDKIRDTADSHERVFFVEVMGRDSGYIAIPCAVGGGAEIVMIPETKTSIEKVVEALRLGWSRSKTSFIVIVAEGDEEGSAVEIAAKVQKEIPQMDARVTILGHVQRGGAPTASDRMLASQLGIACVEGLIQGRSCEMAGIINAELVYTPFIETITKVKALNPNYSRMIDILSV, encoded by the coding sequence ATGAAAAAAATAGCAGTATTTACCTCCGGCGGCGACTCACCAGGTATGAACGCATGTGTACGTGCAGTAGTACGTTCTGCAATATTTAACGGGCTGGAAATATACGGCATCAAGCGCGGCTATAACGGCATGATCAAAGGTGAGATCATAAAACTGGAGTCTTCATCGGTCAGTAACATTATACAACGGGGCGGCACTATACTTAAGTCGGCACGCAGCAAAGACTTTATGACCAAAGAAGGGCGCCAGCAGGCATATGAGCAGCTGAAAAAGCATGGTATTGAAGGATTAGTAGCCATCGGAGGCGACGGTACCTTTACAGGCGCAAATATCTTTTATGAGGAATTTGGAATCCCTACCATAGGTGCGCCCGGCACAATTGATAACGACCTGTATGGTACTGATTACACAATTGGGTATGACACGGCAGTAAACACAGCTATTTATGCCATAGACAAGATCCGGGATACGGCAGACAGCCACGAGCGTGTATTTTTTGTGGAAGTAATGGGCCGTGACTCCGGTTATATAGCTATACCTTGTGCAGTAGGCGGTGGTGCTGAAATTGTAATGATACCCGAAACTAAAACAAGTATAGAAAAAGTGGTGGAAGCTTTGCGTTTGGGTTGGAGCCGTTCCAAAACATCTTTTATAGTTATAGTTGCGGAAGGCGATGAAGAAGGAAGCGCAGTAGAAATAGCAGCCAAAGTACAAAAGGAGATACCACAAATGGATGCGCGGGTAACTATACTTGGCCACGTGCAGCGCGGCGGCGCTCCCACTGCATCTGACAGAATGCTGGCCAGCCAGTTAGGTATAGCCTGCGTGGAGGGCCTTATTCAGGGTCGCTCCTGCGAAATGGCCGGGATTATAAATGCAGAGTTGGTTTATACCCCGTTTATTGAGACCATTACCAAGGTTAAAGCGCTCAATCCCAACTACAGCCGCATGATAGATATACTTTCAGTTTAG
- a CDS encoding tellurite resistance TerB family protein: MFRFFESEETKKLKSHLTNLGALAKIDGHIDPAEINFIISIGTRHGMRASEVKDLLSGSSKITPQLPSNDSERFDQIYDMVEMMLADGIVDENEMDFCMHMATKLGFKKAVVGVLVRKISTGVKDGLSREQIKNDAQSFLNY, translated from the coding sequence ATGTTTCGTTTTTTTGAAAGTGAAGAAACAAAAAAGTTAAAAAGCCATTTGACCAACCTGGGCGCACTGGCAAAAATAGACGGGCACATAGATCCGGCAGAAATAAACTTTATTATCTCGATAGGTACCCGACACGGCATGCGTGCCAGTGAAGTAAAAGACTTGCTCTCTGGTTCTTCTAAAATTACGCCTCAGCTCCCAAGCAACGATTCAGAGCGTTTTGATCAGATTTACGATATGGTAGAAATGATGCTGGCAGATGGTATTGTAGACGAAAATGAGATGGACTTTTGTATGCATATGGCTACAAAACTGGGCTTTAAAAAAGCTGTAGTTGGCGTTTTGGTCCGAAAGATATCAACAGGTGTAAAAGATGGCTTAAGCCGCGAACAGATAAAGAACGACGCACAGTCTTTTCTGAATTATTAA